A genomic stretch from Algoriphagus halophilus includes:
- a CDS encoding DNA topoisomerase IV subunit B yields the protein MAEPVKYTEDSIKSLDWREHIRLRPGMYIGKLGDGSAQDDGIYVLVKEVLDNSIDEHMMGYGRTIDVKISEHKVEVRDYGRGIPLGKVIDCVSKINTGGKYDSGAFQKSVGLNGVGTKAVNALSDFFKVQAYRDGETKVAEFEKGILTNDAPISKSSDRNGTKVVFSPDASIFKNYHFIPEYLENQIWNYAYLNAGLTINYNGKKYFSDKGLYDLLSNKVDEESIRYPIIHLKGNDIEVAITHTSQYGEEYYSFVNGQYTTQGGTHLAAFREAIVKTVREFFKKDYDAADIRQSVVASIAVRVQEPVFESQTKTKLGSQSVGPDGPTLRTFVNDFIKTELDNYLHKNPAVADALLKRILQSERERKEISGIKKLANERAKKANLHNKKLRDCRVHYDDAKADEDQKNNTMLFITEGDSASGSITKSRDVQTQAVFSLRGKPLNCYGMTKKVVYENEEFNLLQHALNIEDGIENLRYRKIVIATDADVDGMHIRLLIMTYFLQFFPDLVKNGHLFILDTPLFRVRNKKETIYCYTDEERQKAIHKLGSKPEITRFKGLGEISPEEFGTFIGEDIRLEPIILNKETKIADLLGFYMGKNTPSRQTFIIDNLKIEKDLALDDPKAEAVNEEEAA from the coding sequence ATGGCAGAACCAGTAAAATATACAGAAGATAGTATTAAGTCCCTGGATTGGAGAGAGCACATTCGACTCAGACCAGGGATGTACATTGGTAAATTGGGGGATGGTAGTGCACAAGATGATGGGATTTATGTATTAGTTAAGGAAGTGCTGGATAACTCTATCGATGAACATATGATGGGATATGGACGCACAATAGATGTAAAGATTTCCGAGCATAAGGTAGAAGTAAGAGATTATGGCCGAGGCATCCCTCTGGGTAAAGTCATTGACTGTGTTTCCAAAATTAACACGGGTGGTAAATATGATTCTGGTGCATTTCAAAAATCAGTTGGATTGAATGGGGTAGGTACCAAAGCGGTGAATGCCTTATCTGATTTTTTTAAGGTTCAGGCTTATAGAGATGGAGAAACCAAAGTAGCTGAGTTCGAAAAAGGTATTTTGACCAATGATGCACCTATTTCTAAATCTTCAGACAGAAATGGTACCAAGGTGGTATTTTCTCCGGATGCCAGTATTTTCAAGAATTACCACTTTATTCCAGAGTACTTGGAAAACCAAATCTGGAATTATGCCTATTTAAATGCAGGCCTGACCATTAATTATAATGGCAAAAAGTATTTTTCGGATAAAGGGCTCTATGATTTATTGTCCAATAAAGTTGATGAAGAGAGTATCCGATATCCGATCATTCACCTAAAAGGGAATGATATTGAAGTGGCCATCACCCATACTTCTCAGTATGGTGAGGAATATTATTCTTTTGTCAATGGTCAATATACTACACAAGGTGGAACTCACTTAGCCGCTTTTAGGGAGGCCATTGTCAAGACTGTCAGAGAGTTTTTCAAAAAAGATTACGATGCTGCAGATATCCGACAAAGTGTGGTGGCATCCATTGCCGTAAGGGTACAGGAGCCAGTGTTCGAATCCCAGACAAAAACCAAGTTAGGCTCCCAGTCTGTTGGACCTGATGGGCCTACGTTGAGGACCTTTGTCAATGACTTCATAAAAACTGAACTGGATAATTATTTACATAAAAATCCAGCAGTTGCAGATGCGCTATTAAAAAGAATCCTTCAGTCCGAACGGGAGCGAAAAGAGATTTCAGGTATTAAAAAGCTGGCCAATGAGCGGGCGAAAAAAGCAAACCTCCATAACAAAAAGCTTCGTGATTGCCGGGTTCATTATGATGATGCCAAAGCTGATGAAGATCAGAAAAACAATACCATGCTTTTCATTACGGAGGGGGATTCAGCTTCAGGATCTATTACCAAATCCAGAGACGTACAGACCCAAGCAGTTTTCTCCCTAAGAGGAAAGCCCCTGAATTGTTACGGGATGACCAAAAAGGTCGTGTATGAAAATGAGGAATTTAACCTCTTACAACATGCCTTAAATATTGAGGATGGAATTGAAAACCTGCGGTATAGGAAAATTGTCATCGCTACAGATGCCGATGTGGATGGGATGCACATTCGGTTATTGATCATGACCTACTTCTTGCAATTTTTCCCTGATTTGGTGAAAAATGGTCACTTATTTATCCTGGATACCCCATTGTTCCGGGTAAGAAATAAGAAAGAGACCATCTATTGTTACACCGATGAGGAAAGGCAAAAAGCCATTCATAAGCTCGGTTCTAAGCCAGAAATCACCAGGTTCAAAGGCTTGGGAGAAATTTCCCCTGAGGAATTTGGGACCTTCATTGGAGAAGACATCCGTCTTGAACCCATCATATTGAACAAGGAAACGAAAATAGCGGATTTATTAGGGTTTTATATGGGGAAAAATACCCCGAGCCGACAGACATTCATTATTGATAATCTCAAAATTGAGAAGGATTTAGCATTGGATGATCCGAAGGCTGAAGCAGTGAATGAGGAGGAAGCTGCTTGA
- a CDS encoding DNA topoisomerase IV yields MYYRFGKAFYFLSILFFIFYLLYFYSALPEQLSLSKGEAGNMARDLNRGTFFYGMIAVFVVMNAIVLLPPKLLETKSHRGLVRIFPVGDRFRDYYLGWFYSFGGILNVSLGLLIFYTHAINNQDDAAPEQFDFIFYIIPTLFVIWVIGLFVIMAGKFKEVQNKS; encoded by the coding sequence ATGTACTATCGGTTTGGCAAGGCCTTTTATTTCCTAAGTATCCTATTCTTTATTTTCTATTTATTGTATTTCTACTCGGCTTTACCTGAACAACTCAGTTTAAGTAAAGGCGAAGCTGGGAATATGGCGAGAGATTTAAATAGAGGTACCTTCTTCTATGGCATGATTGCTGTTTTTGTAGTGATGAACGCAATCGTCTTACTACCTCCTAAATTATTGGAAACAAAAAGTCACCGAGGCTTGGTAAGGATTTTCCCCGTCGGTGATCGGTTTAGAGATTATTATTTAGGCTGGTTTTATTCCTTTGGAGGAATTTTGAATGTCAGCCTTGGGCTCTTGATATTTTATACCCATGCGATAAATAACCAAGATGACGCTGCCCCGGAGCAATTTGATTTTATATTTTACATCATCCCGACATTGTTTGTCATTTGGGTGATTGGATTATTTGTTATTATGGCAGGTAAATTCAAGGAAGTTCAAAATAAATCTTGA
- a CDS encoding sterol desaturase family protein, translating into MNLSPVVIAIPIYFLLMAIEMIVLRFQKHPGYRMNDAITNINCGVMSQVTGVFFKIISIGIYTLIFEHYAFFQIPNNTWTFFLLFFLYDFCYYWAHRMSHEVNLFWGGHVVHHSSEEYNLSVALRQSSTQTFWTFFFYFPLAILGFDPVMLILVSGLNLLYQFWIHTEVIGKMGFLEHFMNTPSHHRVHHGRNPKYIDKNHGGTFIIFDKWFGTFQEEEETPTYGITTPVKSWNPFWVNVAHYVTMKEELKQIKGFRDKLNYLFNKPGWLPSYLGGYRAPKEVDSNYSKYDTVVPSTMNWYIFTQYILLLLLTGFFLFQVNSLDLLAKVGVSVLIIWTTVSFSGIFEKRKWYFPQEYLRVLTFDLSVFYLFQGIIPEIVLLSMLGVYTFASFLWLWKNHQLTSEISSASL; encoded by the coding sequence ATGAACCTCAGTCCAGTAGTTATCGCAATCCCCATCTATTTCTTATTGATGGCAATTGAAATGATCGTACTTCGATTCCAAAAACACCCTGGTTATCGCATGAACGACGCCATTACCAACATCAATTGTGGGGTCATGTCACAAGTAACCGGCGTATTTTTCAAAATTATTTCCATTGGAATTTATACGCTGATCTTTGAGCATTATGCCTTCTTTCAAATCCCTAATAACACCTGGACTTTTTTCCTGTTATTCTTCTTATATGATTTCTGTTACTATTGGGCCCACCGAATGAGCCATGAAGTTAATTTATTCTGGGGAGGACATGTTGTCCATCATTCCAGTGAAGAATATAACCTTTCTGTAGCCCTAAGACAAAGTAGTACCCAGACTTTCTGGACCTTCTTTTTTTATTTCCCACTAGCCATTTTAGGATTTGATCCCGTGATGCTCATTTTGGTATCAGGCTTGAACCTATTGTACCAATTTTGGATTCATACCGAGGTCATCGGAAAAATGGGATTTCTGGAACATTTCATGAATACACCTTCCCATCACCGGGTTCATCATGGAAGAAACCCAAAGTACATTGACAAAAACCATGGCGGCACGTTCATCATCTTTGACAAATGGTTTGGAACATTTCAGGAAGAAGAAGAAACACCTACCTATGGAATCACTACACCGGTGAAAAGCTGGAATCCCTTTTGGGTCAACGTTGCTCATTATGTCACCATGAAGGAGGAGCTGAAACAGATAAAAGGCTTTCGAGATAAATTAAATTACCTGTTCAATAAACCGGGATGGCTTCCCTCCTATTTAGGAGGTTATAGAGCCCCCAAAGAGGTGGATTCTAATTACTCAAAATACGATACGGTGGTCCCCTCTACCATGAATTGGTACATTTTCACTCAATACATTTTGCTTTTATTACTCACCGGTTTTTTCTTGTTCCAAGTAAACTCGCTTGATCTTTTGGCAAAAGTGGGTGTAAGCGTGCTGATCATTTGGACTACCGTCAGTTTCTCTGGGATTTTTGAAAAAAGGAAGTGGTATTTCCCTCAGGAATACCTACGGGTCCTAACCTTTGATTTATCAGTTTTCTATTTATTTCAAGGTATTATTCCTGAAATAGTACTGCTTTCTATGCTGGGAGTTTATACTTTTGCATCCTTTCTATGGCTATGGAAAAACCATCAGCTTACTTCTGAAATTTCTTCTGCATCCCTATAG
- a CDS encoding ROK family protein, whose translation MQNQDIHFLGVDVGGTHLKIGLVDKEGTIVEFQKEDTTPFRDDPEGFGPCFIKGIGKYLAKYPQVKKVGIGLPGLISKDRTTTLEIPAIPGLDDFNLKGGLEEAYPGCEFFLENDAAAAGIGEFYFGKDNPSANFLFVTMGTGIGSALVLDGEVFKGSRGNAMEMGHMLSRGNARLETLIGRNGILKIMEKMIAAYPEKAKGLEGKELGTHLLVDSAKAGNEVALMVFQEVGTILGEAIVSAIRVLDVTEVYFGGGISAGLEFMMPSLDHTIRQYLTHYYVKDLKLKKATLENNAGTLGAAALCFMGSGL comes from the coding sequence ATGCAAAATCAGGATATACACTTTTTAGGAGTGGACGTGGGAGGAACCCATTTAAAAATTGGACTTGTAGATAAAGAAGGTACAATCGTTGAATTTCAAAAAGAAGATACCACGCCATTTCGTGATGATCCTGAAGGTTTTGGGCCCTGTTTTATCAAAGGGATCGGAAAATATTTAGCAAAATATCCGCAAGTGAAGAAAGTCGGGATTGGGCTACCTGGTCTAATTTCAAAAGACAGAACCACCACCTTAGAAATACCCGCTATTCCAGGCTTGGATGATTTTAATTTGAAGGGGGGATTAGAAGAAGCATACCCAGGTTGTGAATTTTTCTTGGAAAATGATGCTGCAGCTGCTGGGATCGGTGAATTTTATTTTGGAAAGGATAACCCGAGCGCCAACTTCCTTTTTGTGACCATGGGGACTGGAATCGGGAGTGCATTGGTTTTGGATGGAGAGGTATTTAAAGGTTCCCGAGGAAATGCAATGGAAATGGGGCATATGCTTTCACGAGGAAATGCCAGATTGGAGACTCTGATTGGAAGAAATGGTATTCTTAAAATCATGGAGAAAATGATTGCTGCCTACCCCGAAAAAGCGAAAGGCCTGGAAGGGAAAGAATTAGGTACACACCTTTTGGTAGATTCTGCAAAAGCTGGCAACGAGGTAGCCCTCATGGTATTTCAAGAAGTAGGTACCATCTTAGGGGAGGCGATTGTTTCTGCTATAAGAGTTTTGGATGTGACAGAAGTTTACTTTGGCGGAGGGATTTCTGCAGGTCTTGAATTTATGATGCCTTCATTAGATCATACCATTCGACAATACCTTACTCATTATTATGTAAAAGACTTGAAGCTTAAAAAAGCTACATTAGAAAATAACGCAGGAACCTTAGGTGCCGCAGCACTTTGTTTTATGGGTTCAGGTTTGTAA
- a CDS encoding YkgJ family cysteine cluster protein, with protein MDLEKFQKESQSEFPSNTKLKAKLRKVKPKELDQRFSEQHEKAFEEIDCLDCANCCKTTSPIFIQTDIDRLAKVFRMKSSNFIEEYLHRDEEGDFVLNSSPCPFLNKDNKCLVYDERPKACREYPHTNRKNMHGILNLSLRNTLVCPAVFKIFSEIGKEYRK; from the coding sequence ATGGATCTCGAAAAATTTCAGAAAGAAAGCCAATCTGAGTTTCCTTCTAATACAAAATTGAAAGCAAAGCTTAGGAAAGTAAAGCCCAAAGAATTGGACCAGCGATTTTCTGAGCAACACGAGAAAGCTTTTGAAGAGATTGATTGTCTGGATTGTGCAAATTGTTGTAAAACCACGAGCCCTATTTTTATCCAAACTGACATCGATCGACTCGCAAAGGTTTTTAGGATGAAAAGCAGTAATTTTATAGAGGAATATTTACATAGGGACGAAGAAGGAGATTTTGTATTGAATTCATCACCTTGTCCTTTTTTGAATAAGGATAATAAATGTTTAGTCTATGATGAAAGACCCAAAGCTTGCCGGGAATATCCTCATACCAATAGAAAAAATATGCATGGGATCTTAAATCTAAGTTTAAGAAATACACTAGTTTGCCCTGCAGTTTTCAAAATTTTCTCAGAGATTGGCAAAGAATATAGGAAGTAA
- a CDS encoding arsenate reductase family protein, producing the protein MKMHPSELYFYHSPGQVIDKQTLAYAHSIANFINQIDVVKERITTTQWNSMLMKLNLRAKDLLNKAHPDYQSKIAGNDWDEESWLNILVRNPHLIKSPIAVLRNKAILCRTPSDILKLN; encoded by the coding sequence ATGAAGATGCATCCCTCTGAACTCTATTTTTATCATAGTCCCGGGCAGGTCATTGATAAACAAACATTGGCCTATGCACATTCCATTGCCAATTTTATCAATCAGATAGATGTGGTTAAAGAAAGAATAACCACTACCCAGTGGAATAGCATGCTTATGAAACTAAATCTCCGGGCGAAAGATTTGCTGAACAAGGCTCATCCAGATTATCAGTCTAAAATAGCAGGCAATGATTGGGACGAGGAAAGCTGGTTAAATATTTTAGTGAGAAATCCACATCTCATTAAATCTCCCATAGCAGTATTGAGAAACAAAGCCATTCTTTGCAGAACCCCCAGCGATATTCTAAAACTTAATTAG
- a CDS encoding CvfB family protein, with amino-acid sequence MKELGLISTLPINRFTDFGAYLALSSGEEVLLPKGYLLGDEKEGEEIAVFVYTDSEDRPVAVTESPKALLDEFAVLEAKEIAPFGVFMDWGLPKDLLVPKAELGQNMVVGQKYLVKVCVDFQTNRLIGVNKYRDFISEAPMDYVPGTEVSGLVFDKTDLGYKVLIEDQYEGLVFSNEVFQPLEIGDLRKFFVKKRRDDGKVDLQLLPPGRVKYEEGAEIILAMLEEKGFMPLHDKSAPEEIQKELGMSKKHFKQCIGQLYKAGKIQILENGISINSSN; translated from the coding sequence ATGAAAGAACTTGGTTTGATTAGCACACTTCCTATTAATCGATTTACAGATTTTGGAGCCTATCTGGCACTTAGCTCAGGTGAAGAAGTTTTATTGCCTAAAGGTTATTTATTGGGAGATGAGAAGGAAGGAGAGGAGATCGCTGTCTTTGTGTATACGGATAGTGAGGATAGACCGGTTGCTGTAACTGAAAGTCCCAAAGCATTATTGGATGAGTTTGCTGTATTGGAAGCCAAAGAAATTGCACCGTTTGGAGTGTTTATGGATTGGGGTTTGCCAAAAGACCTATTGGTCCCCAAAGCTGAGTTAGGGCAAAACATGGTAGTAGGACAGAAATACTTGGTCAAAGTATGTGTGGATTTCCAAACCAACCGCTTGATAGGGGTAAATAAATACCGGGATTTTATTTCAGAAGCTCCCATGGATTATGTTCCAGGAACTGAAGTTTCGGGATTGGTATTTGACAAAACTGATCTAGGATACAAGGTGTTGATCGAAGACCAATACGAGGGATTAGTATTTTCCAATGAAGTTTTTCAGCCACTTGAGATTGGAGATTTGAGAAAATTTTTTGTTAAGAAGAGGAGAGATGATGGAAAAGTAGACTTGCAGCTATTACCTCCAGGAAGAGTAAAATATGAGGAAGGTGCAGAAATAATTTTAGCGATGCTGGAAGAAAAAGGCTTTATGCCATTACATGATAAATCTGCTCCTGAAGAAATTCAAAAGGAGTTAGGGATGAGTAAGAAACATTTTAAGCAGTGTATTGGGCAATTATATAAAGCTGGAAAAATCCAGATTTTAGAAAATGGAATTTCAATCAATTCTTCTAATTAA
- a CDS encoding 3-hydroxyacyl-CoA dehydrogenase family protein, with translation MKNISVIGSGTMGNGIAHVFAQHGYQVSLIDLKQEFLEKALATITKNLDRQVAKEVLTEEQKTKALSNISTYTDVKEGVQKAELIIEAATENLAIKLDLFRQIDQASPKNAILATNTSSISITKIAAVTNRPAQVIGMHFMNPVPIMKLVEVIRGYATSDETTQQIMGLSEKLSKVPVEVNDYPGFVANRILMPMINEAIYSLYEGVAGVYEIDTVMKLGMAHPMGPLQLADFIGLDVCLSILKVLHDGFGNPKYAPCPLLVNMVEAGFKGVKSGEGFYTYTKGSKDLVVSPRFSN, from the coding sequence ATGAAGAATATATCAGTGATCGGTTCAGGTACCATGGGAAATGGAATTGCACATGTTTTTGCACAACATGGATACCAAGTCTCCCTGATTGATCTCAAACAGGAGTTTTTAGAAAAAGCCTTGGCAACCATCACCAAAAATTTGGATAGACAAGTAGCAAAGGAAGTACTCACTGAAGAACAAAAGACAAAAGCTTTATCCAACATATCTACCTATACTGATGTAAAAGAAGGTGTTCAAAAGGCAGAATTGATCATTGAAGCAGCTACTGAAAACCTAGCTATAAAACTGGATTTATTCCGTCAGATAGATCAAGCAAGCCCCAAGAATGCCATTCTTGCAACCAATACTTCTTCCATTTCCATTACTAAGATCGCAGCTGTCACTAACAGGCCTGCTCAGGTAATTGGAATGCACTTTATGAATCCCGTTCCAATCATGAAGTTGGTGGAAGTAATACGAGGATATGCCACCTCAGATGAGACTACCCAACAAATCATGGGACTTTCGGAAAAGCTTTCCAAAGTTCCGGTAGAAGTAAATGATTATCCTGGCTTTGTGGCCAATAGGATTCTAATGCCTATGATCAATGAAGCGATCTATTCTTTATATGAAGGGGTAGCAGGTGTATATGAAATAGACACGGTGATGAAACTTGGAATGGCTCACCCCATGGGCCCCTTGCAATTGGCTGATTTCATAGGCTTGGACGTTTGTCTATCTATCTTAAAAGTATTGCATGATGGTTTTGGCAATCCAAAATATGCTCCTTGCCCATTGCTTGTGAATATGGTAGAGGCTGGTTTTAAAGGCGTCAAGTCAGGAGAAGGGTTTTATACCTATACCAAAGGAAGCAAAGATTTAGTAGTCTCTCCAAGATTCTCCAACTAA
- a CDS encoding deoxynucleoside kinase, with product MHIAVSGNIGSGKTSLTEKLAKHYGWKAEFEAVDNNPYLPDFYEDMKRWAFHLQVYFLNSRFNQISKIQEQKSHFIQDRTIYEDAYIFAANLHTSGLMTSRDYENYQSLFNSMITHVKAPDLLIYLRADIPKLVDQIEKRGRDYETTMSIDYLKNLNRHYEEWIKNYQEGKLLIIDVNQLDFVSNPEDFAFVVEKIDREIFGLFS from the coding sequence ATGCATATTGCTGTTTCTGGAAATATTGGGAGTGGAAAAACCTCCTTAACCGAAAAATTAGCCAAACACTATGGCTGGAAAGCGGAGTTTGAGGCCGTGGACAACAATCCATATCTTCCGGATTTTTATGAAGACATGAAAAGATGGGCTTTTCATCTTCAGGTTTATTTTCTGAATTCAAGATTTAATCAGATCTCAAAAATTCAGGAGCAAAAATCCCATTTTATCCAGGATAGAACCATTTACGAGGATGCCTATATATTCGCGGCCAACTTACATACTAGTGGGTTAATGACAAGTAGGGACTATGAAAACTATCAAAGTCTTTTTAACAGTATGATTACCCATGTCAAAGCTCCGGACTTATTGATTTACCTAAGGGCAGATATCCCGAAACTGGTAGATCAAATAGAAAAAAGAGGTCGGGATTATGAAACGACCATGTCCATTGACTACTTAAAAAACCTCAACCGACACTATGAGGAATGGATCAAAAATTACCAAGAAGGAAAACTCTTGATTATTGATGTAAACCAGTTGGATTTTGTCTCTAATCCCGAAGACTTTGCTTTTGTAGTAGAAAAAATTGACCGGGAGATTTTTGGATTATTCAGTTAG
- a CDS encoding DUF7255 family protein, which yields MDNLITRQLQGILKEGEVEFERDFELEVNPKFLDQKGKDWLDEIYEDLGGIGEVPLLKKLKFDFKINRSLVLYDDELHFNRYRLISYRSDFYKEFNLPFYEAQKRLCRTYEKDCLKAGLQDRVWSGPPIAKHSFGLASEPGDFYGNGSSGWKLQAYNDAQTDIQTRIHGYKLIRITPYETLMTGGSLKRLDHLLMNPKEEQRTILLNWFMRKFE from the coding sequence ATGGATAACCTGATTACGCGCCAACTTCAAGGTATCTTGAAAGAAGGCGAAGTAGAGTTTGAAAGGGATTTCGAATTGGAGGTCAATCCCAAATTTTTGGATCAAAAAGGAAAAGATTGGTTGGATGAAATCTATGAAGATTTAGGTGGAATAGGAGAGGTTCCCTTGTTGAAGAAGTTGAAATTTGATTTTAAAATCAACCGGAGTCTTGTGTTGTATGACGATGAACTTCACTTTAATAGGTATCGGTTAATTTCTTATAGATCAGATTTTTATAAGGAGTTTAATTTGCCTTTTTACGAAGCCCAGAAGCGCTTGTGTAGAACCTATGAGAAAGATTGTTTGAAAGCAGGTTTGCAAGACAGAGTTTGGTCTGGTCCTCCAATCGCTAAGCATAGTTTTGGTTTAGCAAGCGAGCCGGGTGATTTCTACGGGAATGGCTCAAGTGGTTGGAAACTGCAGGCATATAATGATGCACAAACCGATATCCAAACAAGAATCCATGGATACAAATTGATTCGGATTACCCCTTACGAGACCTTGATGACAGGGGGATCCTTAAAAAGACTGGATCATTTATTGATGAACCCAAAAGAGGAGCAGCGTACGATCCTCCTCAATTGGTTCATGCGAAAATTTGAATGA
- a CDS encoding DUF2452 domain-containing protein, whose protein sequence is MTKKKIDITKLDLSEMKEKTAENPGSLPYPHHAGSAVVRPEDQGKVNGRAIAAMQSQTDMQMSQIYRQMQLLADQAKAIQARVAYSERIYNAQTSFEPLINHHYYLYQKEDGNDFLSMIAPDEWGRKKSFAQFLAEVKLLADHTWEIVKENNQDNG, encoded by the coding sequence ATGACTAAGAAAAAAATAGACATCACTAAATTGGATTTGAGTGAGATGAAGGAAAAGACTGCAGAAAACCCTGGTAGTTTACCTTATCCACATCATGCTGGGAGTGCGGTTGTCCGTCCTGAAGATCAAGGGAAGGTAAACGGGAGGGCCATTGCTGCCATGCAAAGTCAAACAGATATGCAGATGTCTCAGATCTACAGGCAAATGCAATTATTGGCTGATCAAGCAAAAGCAATTCAGGCAAGAGTAGCCTATTCAGAAAGAATATACAATGCTCAGACTTCTTTTGAGCCTTTGATTAATCACCATTATTATTTGTATCAGAAAGAGGATGGGAATGATTTTTTAAGCATGATTGCGCCGGATGAGTGGGGAAGAAAAAAAAGCTTCGCTCAATTTTTAGCGGAAGTAAAATTATTGGCAGATCATACCTGGGAGATCGTAAAGGAAAATAATCAAGACAATGGATAA
- a CDS encoding Hpt domain-containing protein produces MYQIISEQSIYQYFGDDDPDMTKEMIQIILDTNIKDLKELNEFYKIKDFDTIKRRCHKAKPTMSYIGALKTRKLLEEIDGNLKDSSEINNTLQKHLDVIIEELNEFLETIK; encoded by the coding sequence ATGTATCAAATTATAAGTGAGCAATCTATTTATCAGTATTTTGGTGATGATGATCCGGATATGACAAAGGAGATGATCCAAATAATCCTTGATACGAATATCAAAGATTTGAAAGAGCTCAATGAATTTTATAAGATTAAAGATTTTGACACGATCAAAAGGCGGTGCCATAAAGCCAAACCAACAATGAGTTATATTGGAGCTTTAAAAACCCGTAAGTTATTGGAAGAAATCGATGGTAATCTGAAAGATTCTTCTGAAATCAACAATACCCTCCAGAAACATTTAGACGTGATTATCGAGGAACTAAATGAGTTCCTGGAAACGATCAAGTAA